A genomic stretch from Procambarus clarkii isolate CNS0578487 chromosome 14, FALCON_Pclarkii_2.0, whole genome shotgun sequence includes:
- the LOC123769958 gene encoding myomodulin neuropeptides 1-like produces the protein MILGRPSELVITLGRPPELVMTPGRPPELVKTLGRSPELVITLGRPPELVMTLGRPPELVMTPGRPPDLVMTPGRPPELVMTPGRPPELVITLGRPPELVMTLGRPPEIVNTLGRPPELVLTLGRPPEVVRTLGRPLRTSNDSRTTPRSSNDSRTTPRTSNDSRTTPGTSNDSRTTLRTSNDARTTPRTSNDSRTTLRTSNDSRTTLRTSNDSRTTSSTSENSRTTSSTSWKPVVVSSTRKH, from the coding sequence ATGATTCTAGGACGACCCTCAGAACTAGTAATAACTCTAGGACGACCTCCAGAACTAGTAATGACTCCAGGACGACCCCCAGAACTAGTAAAGACTCTAGGACGATCCCCAGAACTAGTAATAACTCTAGGACGACCCCCAGAACTAGTAATGACTCTAGGACGACCCCCAGAACTAGTAATGACTCCAGGACGACCCCCAGATCTAGTAATGACTCCAGGACGACCTCCAGAACTAGTAATGACTCCAGGACGACCTCCAGAACTAGTAATAACTCTAGGACGACCCCCTGAACTAGTAATGACTCTAGGACGACCTCCAGAAATAGTAAATACTCTAGGACGACCCCCAGAACTAGTATTGACTCTAGGACGACCCCCAGAAGTAGTAAGGACTCTAGGACGACCCCTCAGAACTAGTAATGACTCTAGGACGACCCCCAGAAGTAGTAATGACTCCAGGACGACCCCGAGAACTAGTAATGACTCTAGGACGACCCCCGGAACTAGTAATGACTCTAGGACGACCCTCAGAACTAGCAATGACGCCAGGACGACCCCCAGAACTAGTAATGACTCTAGGACGACCCTCAGAACTAGCAATGACTCTAGGACGACCCTCAGAACTAGCAATGACTCTAGGACGACCTCCAGCACTAGTGAGAACTCCAGGACGACCTCCAGCACTAGTTGGAAACCTGTTGTGGTCTCCAGTACTAGGAAGCACTAG